The Daucus carota subsp. sativus chromosome 2, DH1 v3.0, whole genome shotgun sequence genome includes a window with the following:
- the LOC108216934 gene encoding uncharacterized protein LOC108216934 codes for MDRMQLGNIRMNDYKEDPLYGFGNSIVPVLGTLYLPVRFGTAPTQVVHMIKFYVTDNPSSYNVIIGRPGLNKIEAITSVTHLKFKFPTPFGVGEVKGDSETAGVCYSQALVMAETHMDNKRKATVFQKQRSNKKHRPYPKTNPKGEVQVIDLDPGSHNPGTINPGPGPSNQKATMNSAQDFVEKNTDARIQQMISAQELTKVEAAVETESVLIEKDNPTRKIKIGKGLDTVFKEKLIQLLRSYADVFAWSPDDMPGLDESLAMHSLDVDPKKKPVKQKRRNFAPERQKAIDEEVGKLMKADIICEIKYPEWLANVVMVKKANGKWRMCVDYTDLNAACPKDPYPLPSIDQLIDATSGHLMLSFMDAFSGYNQVKMNPADIAKTAFITHRAVYAYKLMPFGLRNAGSTYQKAMNEIFKDQLGRNLECYVDDIISKSTSVPGHISDLRECFENMRRTKLKLNPDKCTFGVEAGKFLGFMVSNRGIEANPEKIKAVQEMQPPRTQREVQKLAGSLAALRRFVSKLAERCLPFFELLKGAKNQKLVEWSPDCQRALDEIKAYLSKPPILTKALPGEPLYLYLSAGPFAVGAALIREEAGQQKPVYYVSQVLKDAETRYPNLEKFAFALITASRKLRHYFQGREIRIVTDQPLRKIIHKPNISGRLVNWAIELSQFSLTFLPQTAVKAQVLADFVVECNFPENQTTPMETEPEAPVESNPGSWILHVDGSSTTERSGAGLILKSPDGFTIKTAISFGFAATNNQAEYEALLAGLKLVRTLSIQNLTIYSDCQIVVRQTNGEYLAKDPILTKYQALVKSYLTLIPGCKVLQVNREENAEADNLSRLVQNSADLDSSVYFEELHKPTIEQEEIFEINNDPTWMTPLVNYIEKGELPEDKGKAQRLKAKAAKFFVEGGTLFRRTYSSPILKCIGPEEAEYCLREVHEGICGDHMSAKGLAYKIIRQGYYWPTIHQDSVEFVKKCKNCQLFSNVPRVSPVLPSSVLSPIPFAVWGIDIMGPFPRAKGDLRYLLVSIDYMTKWVEAKAMRTINQQDVIRFMDNILMRFGLPRVLVSDNGPQFIGSDIESYLAERGIKHKKSSVAYPQGNGQVEVTNRILLRGIEKRLEESKNKWPEELPHVLWSYRTSPRTSTGETPFKLAYGTEAMLPIEVGSPSHRVINFDEIANEEGLRVNLDLVDEVRDQAITRMEKYKEKTRDHFSKKSRVRNFQAGDLVLRDTEASDPTNTGKLMPKWEGPYKVKEVLRPGTYKLEHMDGSEVSNTWHGLRLRKFYQ; via the coding sequence ATGGACCGAATGCAACTAGGAAACATCCGCATGAACGACTACAAGGAGGACCCCTTATACGGATTCGGGAACAGCATTGTCCCGGTCCTAGGAACCCTTTACCTCCCGGTTCGTTTTGGAACAGCCCCAACCCAGGTCGTCCATATGATCAAATTCTATGTTACAGACAATCCTTCCTCTTACAATGTGATCATTGGCCGCCCGGGTCTAAACAAAATCGAAGCCATTACTTCTGTCACGCACCTGAAATTCAAATTCCCAACTCCGTTCGGGGTAGGCGAAGTCAAAGGAGATTCGGAAACAGCCGGGGTATGTTACAGCCAAGCCTTGGTTATGGCAGAAACCCATATGGACAACAAGAGAAAGGCCACCGTCTTCCAAAAACAGAGAAGTAACAAAAAACACCGACCCTACCCGAAAACAAACCCTAAGGGTGAAGTCCAGGTCATCGACCTAGATCCGGGCAGTCATAACCCGGGAACAATCAATCCTGGTCCTGGACCAAGCAACCAGAAAGCAACCATGAACTCAGCTCAAGATTTCGTAGAAAAGAACACCGACGCCCGGATCCAGCAAATGATCTCGGCACAAGAACTAACCAAGGTCGAAGCTGCGGTCGAGACCGAGTCGGTCCTGATCGAAAAAGACAACCCGACAAGGAAAATCAAAATTGGAAAAGGCTTGGATACCGTTTTTAAAGAAAAACTCATCCAACTACTTCGAAGCTACGCAGATGTTTTTGCCTGGAGCCCGGACGACATGCCCGGGTTGGATGAGTCACTAGCAATGCACAGCCTGGATGTAGACCCCAAGAAGAAGCCAgtcaaacaaaaacgaagaaATTTTGCACCAGAAAGGCAGAAGGCAATAGATGAGGAAGTCGGCAAATTGATGAAGGCAGATATCATCTGCGAGATCAAATACCCGGAATGGCTAGCTAATGTAGTCATGGTAAAGAAAGCAaacggaaagtggaggatgtgtgttgaCTACACGGATCTAAATGCGGCATGTCCGAAGGACCCTTATCCTCTACCAAGCATAGACCAGCTTATTGATGCCACATCAGGACACCTgatgttaagcttcatggacgccttcTCCGGGTACAACCAAGTCAAGATGAACCCAGCAGACATAGCCAAAACAGCTTTCATAACCCACCGGGCGGTATATGCTTACAAACTCATGCCTTTCGGGTTAAGGAACGCCGGATCTACATACCAGAAGGCAATGAACGAAATTTTCAAAGACCAACTTGGAAGGAACTTAGAATGCTACGTCGACGATATAATCTCCAAATCCACCTCAGTCCCGGGTCACATTTCAGATCTTAGAGAATGTTTTGAGAACATGAGAAGAACTAAGCTAAAGCTCAACCCGGACAAGTGCACCTTTGGAGTTGAAGCTGGAAAGTTCTTGGGTTTCATGGTAAGCAACCGGGGTATCGAGGCCAACCCAGAGAAGATCAAAGCTGTACAAGAAATGCAACCACCTCGGACTCAGAGGGAGGTCCAAAAGCTAGCAGGGTCCTTAGCAGCACTCCGAAGGTTTGTCTCCAAACTCGCTGAAAGATGTCTACCATTCTTTGAGTTGTTGAAAGGGgcaaaaaatcagaaattagTAGAATGGAGCCCGGATTGCCAAAGAGCCCTTGATGAAATCAAAGCATATCTGTCCAAACCCCCGATTCTAACAAAAGCCCTACCCGGAGAACCTCTCTACCTATACCTGTCAGCCGGGCCCTTTGCCGTCGGGGCAGCCTTAATCAGGGAAGAAGCCGGGCAGCAGAAGCCCGTCTACTATGTCAGCCAGGTCCTCAAAGATGCGGAGACCAGATACCCCAACTTAGAGAAATTTGCTTTCGCGCTGATCACCGCATCCAGAAAACTCAGACATTACTTCCAAGGAAGAGAAATCAGGATTGTCACGGACCAACCGCTAAGGAAAATCATCCACAAGCCAAACATCTCCGGGAGACTGGTAAACTGGGCAATCGAGCTTAGCCAGTTCAGCCTAACGTTTCTACCCCAGACAGCAGTCAAAGCCCAGGTCCTGGCCGATTTCGTAGTGGAATGCAACTTCCCAGAAAATCAGACAACCCCCATGGAAACCGAACCTGAAGCCCCGGTAGAGTCTAACCCGGGGTCTTGGATACTCCATGTCGACGGTTCCTCAACAACCGAAAGGTCAGGAGCCGGGCTAATCCTGAAGAGCCCGGATGGGTTCACCATCAAAACAGCAATCTCCTTCGGTTTCGCAGCAACCAACAACCAAGCGGAATACGAAGCTCTCCTAGCAGGGTTGAAATTAGTCCGGACCCTGTCTATCCAAAATCTCACCATCTACAGTGATTGCCAGATCGTGGTCAGGCAAACCAATGGAGAATACCTTGCCAAAGACCCGATCTTGACCAAGTATCAAGCCTTGGTGAAAAGCTACCTTACCCTGATCCCCGGGTGCAAAGTTTTGCAAGTCAACAGAGAAGAAAATGCTGAAGCGGACAACCTCTCCAGGTTGGTCCAAAATTCGGCGGACCTGGACAGTTCAGTCTATTTCGAAGAGTTGCACAAGCCAACAATAGAGCAGGAAGAAATCTTTGAAATCAACAACGACCCTACCTGGATGACTCCCCTGGTCAACTACATAGAGAAGGGAGAGCTACCCGAAGACAAGGGGAAAGCACAACGACTGAAGGCTAAGGCGGCCAAATTTTTTGTCGAAGGAGGAACACTCTTTCGCCGGACCTACTCATCCCCAATCCTGAAATGCATAGGTCCGGAGGAGGCCGAATATTGTCTGAGAGAAGTTCACGAAGGGATCTGCGGAGATCACATGTCGGCAAAAGGCCTGGCATATAAAATCATCcggcaaggctactactggccaacAATTCATCAAGACTCCGTCGAGTTTGTTAAGAAGTGCAAAAATTGCCAACTGTTCAGCAACGTGCCCCGGGTAAGCCCCGTCCTACCCTCCTCGGTCTTATCCCCGATCCCCTTTGCTGTATGGGGGATAGATATCATGGGACCCTTTCCCCGGGCAAAAGGAGACCTCAGATACTTGCTTGTCTCCATTGATTATATGACCAAGTGGGTTGAAGCCAAGGCAATGCGGACAATCAACCAGCAAGATGTCATCCGGTTCATGGACAACATCCTGATGAGATTCGGGCTACCAAGAGTCCTGGTCTCAGATAATGGACCCCAGTTCATAGGATCAGACATTGAAAGCTACCTGGCCGAAAGAGGCATCAAGCACAAGAAGTCTTCAGTCGCCTATCCTCAAGGAAATGGCCAGGTAGAGGTCACCAACCGGATCCTCCTGAGAGGGATCGAAAAAAGGCTAGAAGAGAGCAAGAACAAATGGCCAGAAGAATTACCACATGTCCTTTGGTCATACCGAACCAGTCCCCGGACAAGCACCGGAGAAACTCCCTTCAAACTGGCCTATGGAACGGAGGCAATGCTCCCAATCGAAGTCGGGTCACCTTCCCACAGAGTGATCAACTTTGACGAAATCGCCAATGAGGAAGGACTTCGGGTCAACTTAGACTTGGTAGATGAAGTCCGAGATCAGGCAATCACAAGAATGGAGAAATACAAGGAAAAGACCCGGGATCACTTCAGCAAAAAGTCCCGGGTCAGGAACTTTCAAGCAGGAGACCTGGTCTTACGAGACACCGAAGCCTCAGATCCAACCAACACAGGAAAGCTAATGCcaaagtgggaaggcccatacaAGGTCAAAGAAGTTTTAAGGCCGGGTACCTACAAACTAGAGCATATGGACGGGTCAGAGGTATCCAACACCTGGCATGGTCTTAGGTTGAGGAAGTTCTATCAGTAA